A window of the Equus asinus isolate D_3611 breed Donkey chromosome 20, EquAss-T2T_v2, whole genome shotgun sequence genome harbors these coding sequences:
- the FGF22 gene encoding fibroblast growth factor 22 isoform X2 translates to MRGRLWLGLAWLLLARAPGAAGTPGGPRRARSYPHLEGDVRWRRLFSSTHFFLGVDPSGRVQGTRWRHSPDSVLEIRSLRVGVVALKAVHTGFYVAMSRRGRLYGSRVCTAHCRFRERIEENGYNTYASVRWRHRGRPMFLALDGQGAPRRGGRTRVHHLSTHFLPVLVS, encoded by the exons ATGCGCGGCCGCCTGTGGCTGGGCCTGGCGTGGCTGCTGCTGGCGCGGGCGCCCGGCGCCGCGGGGACCCCCGGCGGTCCGCGGAGAGCGCGCAGCTACCCGCACCTGGAGGGCGACGTGCGCTGGCGGCGCCTCTTCTCCTCCACCCACTtcttcctgggcgtggaccccaGCGGCCGCGTGCAGGGCACCCGCTGGCGCCACAGCCCTGACA GCGTCCTGGAGATCCGCTCCCTCCGCGTGGGCGTTGTGGCCCTCAAGGCCGTGCACACCGGCTTCTACGTGGCCATGAGCCGCCGGGGCCGCCTCTACGGGTCG AGGGTCTGCACCGCCCACTGCAGGTTCCGGGAGCGCATTGAGGAGAACGGCTACAACACATATGCCTCGGTCCGCTGGCGCCACCGTGGCCGGCCCATGTTCCTGGCGCTGGACGGGCAGGGGGCCCCACGTCGTGGTGGCCGGACGCGGGTGCACCACCTATCCACCCACTTCCTGCCCGTCCTGGTGTCTTGA
- the FGF22 gene encoding fibroblast growth factor 22 isoform X1, whose translation MRGRLWLGLAWLLLARAPGAAGTPGGPRRARSYPHLEGDVRWRRLFSSTHFFLGVDPSGRVQGTRWRHSPDSVLEIRSLRVGVVALKAVHTGFYVAMSRRGRLYGSVSVRVGRGVQRAGGGGEGGLALAHPPACPQRVCTAHCRFRERIEENGYNTYASVRWRHRGRPMFLALDGQGAPRRGGRTRVHHLSTHFLPVLVS comes from the exons ATGCGCGGCCGCCTGTGGCTGGGCCTGGCGTGGCTGCTGCTGGCGCGGGCGCCCGGCGCCGCGGGGACCCCCGGCGGTCCGCGGAGAGCGCGCAGCTACCCGCACCTGGAGGGCGACGTGCGCTGGCGGCGCCTCTTCTCCTCCACCCACTtcttcctgggcgtggaccccaGCGGCCGCGTGCAGGGCACCCGCTGGCGCCACAGCCCTGACA GCGTCCTGGAGATCCGCTCCCTCCGCGTGGGCGTTGTGGCCCTCAAGGCCGTGCACACCGGCTTCTACGTGGCCATGAGCCGCCGGGGCCGCCTCTACGGGTCGGTGAGTGTGCGGGTGGGGAGGGGTGTCCagcgggcgggcggcggtggagaGGGTGGTCTGGCGCTCGCTCACCCGCCCGCCTGCCCGCAGAGGGTCTGCACCGCCCACTGCAGGTTCCGGGAGCGCATTGAGGAGAACGGCTACAACACATATGCCTCGGTCCGCTGGCGCCACCGTGGCCGGCCCATGTTCCTGGCGCTGGACGGGCAGGGGGCCCCACGTCGTGGTGGCCGGACGCGGGTGCACCACCTATCCACCCACTTCCTGCCCGTCCTGGTGTCTTGA
- the POLRMT gene encoding DNA-directed RNA polymerase, mitochondrial isoform X1, translating into MSALRWGRGAAGLGRALWPAGHPGLLAEEGALGGVWGRRRSSSASPCEQDRGKDWGHAELLEVLEARVRQLQAECVSEVTVKRVDVARLPEAGGFQPPRKAQPGATGAAPGLSGRWAEKLDKEKWTMQKRRQRLEAKLEEQARKLAREQQLRVEPRLLNGQLAKSLQRWEQGGPHSPWEEPLAQLLQEAPRRLGCEAEQAPADRVAEARLESQRQRLLAFLECCLFTGHLPLAHHVLVVQHSRSRQQRLLTLAMYNTVMLGWARKGCFKELVYVFFMVKDAGLAPDLLSYAAALQCMGRLDQDASTIQRCLEQMAQDGLQLQELFVGSPLCKEDQGMLLRAVRKARPGFSPPPRPQPPPPVSSSPLLREIYAKDRPVSYPRLHLPQKKLEGLFQQQLRVEMATTVTVESVEKAPRLTPEVLRARKTLKGLRTRWEAALCRALQETKASEAQAARDGRPTLLPYLCLLGEREFVRLLLQTLQALPPQGESLLSLAQQLGLRAFNRHIVQRKLLSNQVRELEKRYSQYLHLLASDAQVAEPCLPRQHWEALGAPEAPHEQPWPLPVLVQLGKQLAELLVGAVRMPSSLAAPQGPPKLIPVLYHVYSFRSFRQIGILKPHPAFTQLLAAAAERTLTFEAAEVPMLCPPLPWTSPHSGAFLLSPTKLMRSVEGTMQHQRLLERCPPAELHGALDALTQLGNCAWRVNGRVLDLVLELFTAKGCPRLGVPAPPSEAPRAPGGRLPPDTPPARKAELRRELARCLKVAREMQSLRADALYRLSLAQHLRHRVFWLPHNMDFRGRTYPCPPHFNHLGSDLARALLEFAQGRPLGPHGLDWLKIHLVNLTGLKKRESLRARLAFADEVMEDILDSADRPMTGRKWWMEADEPWQALACCMEIARASRSPDPAAHVSHFPVHQDGSCNGLQHYAALGRDSVGAASVNLVPSDLPQDVYSGVAAQVEVFRRQDAEQGVRVAQVLEGFISRKVVKQTVMTVVYGVTRYGGRLQIEKRLRELSDFPQEFVWEASHYLVRQVFLSLQEMFSGTRAIQRWLTESARLIAHTGSAVEWVTPLGIPIIQPYHHDSKILINGGLQSLTFSSSGDTSQKPNTLKQKNGFPPNFIHSLDSSHMMLTALHCYRKGLTFVSVHDCFWTHAADVAVMNQVCREQFVRLHSQPILHDLSRFLVKRFCSGPRSPKASKNVWVSRLLDTLLSVPKTGPFNLEQVKRSTYFFS; encoded by the exons ATGTCGGCCCTGCGCTGGGGCCGCGGCGCGGCCGGGCTCGGACGGGCCCTGTGGCCGGCGGGCCACCCCGGCCTCCTGGCCGAGGAAG GGGCCCTGGGGGGCGTGTGGGGCCGCCGAAGGAGCTCGTCGGCCAGCCCTTGTGAGCAGGACCGCGGGAAGGACTGGGGCCACGCCGAGCTGCTGGAGG TGCTCGAGGCGCGGGTGCGGCAGCTGCAGGCCGAGTGTGTGTCGGAGGTGACGGTGAAGAGGGTGGACGTGGCTCGGCTCCCGGAGGCTGGCGGCTTCCAGCCCCCCAGGAAGGCGCAGCCGGGGGCCACGGGGGCCGCTCCGGGACTCAGCGGCCGCTGGGCGGAGAAGCTGGACAAGGAGAAGTGGACGATGCAGAAGCGCCGGCAGCGGCTGGAGGCGAAGCTGGAGGAGCAGGCCCGGAAGCTGGCGCGCGAGCAGCAGCTGCGGGTGGAGCCCCGGCTGCTGAACGGACAGCTGGCCAAGAGCCTGCAGCGCTGGGAGCAGGGcggcccccacagcccctgggaGGAGCCGCTGGCgcagctgctgcaggaggccccGCGGAGGCTGGGCTGCGAGGCGGAGCAGGCCCCAGCGGACAGGGTGGCCGAGGCGCGGCTGGAGAGCCAGCGGCAGAGGCTCCTGGCCTTCCTCGAGTGCTGCCTGTTCACTGGCCACCTGCCGCTCGCCCACCACGTGCTGGTCGTCCAGCACAGCAGGTCCCGGCAGCAGCGGCTGCTCACGCTCGCCATGTACAACACCGTCATGCTCGGCTGGGCTCGCAAG GGCTGCTTCAAAGAGCTGGTTTACGTCTTCTTCATGGTGAAGGACGCCGGTCTCGCCCCGGACCTACTGTCCTACGCGGCCGCCCTGCAGTGCATGGGGCGACTGGACCAGGACGCCAGCACCATCCAGAG GTGTCTAGAGCAGATGGCCCAGGATGGCCTGCAGCTGCAGGAGCTCTTCGTGGGCTCACCGCTGTGCAAGGAGGATCAGGGCATGCTCCTGAGGGCCGTGCGCAAGGCCAGGCCCGGCTTCAGCCCTCCGCCGCggccccagcccccgcccccggTCAGCAGCTCGCCACTGCTCAGGGAGATCTACGCCAAG GACCGGCCCGTGTCCTACCCGAGGCTGCACCTGCCCCAGAAGAAGCTGGAGGGTCTCTTCCAGCAGCAGCTCCGCGTGGAGATGGCCACCACCGTCACCGTGGAGTCGGTGGAGAAGGCCCCGCGGCTGACCCCGGAGGTCCTACGCGCG CGGAAGACCCTGAAGGGGCTGCGCACCCGGTGGGAGGCGGCGCTGTGCCGGGCGCTGCAGGAGACCAAGGCcagcgaggcccaggccgcccgcgACGGCCGCCCCACGCTGCTGCCCTACCTGTGCCTGCTGGGCGAGCGCGAGTTCGTGCGGCTGCTGCTGCAg ACCCTGCAGGCGCTGCCCCCGCAGGGGGAGTCGCTCCTCTCGCTGGCGCAGCAGCTGGGCCTGCGCGCCTTCAACCGGCACATTGTGCAGAGGAAGCTGCTCAGCAACCAGGTGCGGGAGCTGGAAAAGCGCTACTCCCAGTACCTGCACCTGTTGGCCTCCGACGCCCAG GTGGCGGAGCCCTGCCTGCCGCGGCAACACTGGGAAGCGCTGGGGGCGCCCGAGGCCCCCCACGAGCAGCCCTGGCCGTTGCCGGTGCTGGTGCAGCTGGGCAAGCAGCTGGCTGAGCTGCTGGTGGGGGCTGTGCGCATGCCCAGCAGCCTCGCCGCGCCCCAGGGGCCTCCCAAGCTCATCCCCGTGCTCTACCATGTGTACTCCTTCCGCAGCTTCCGCCAG ATTGGCATCCTGAAGCCGCACCCGGCCTTCACGCAGCTGCTGGCGGCTGCGGCAGAGCGCACGCTGACCTTTGAGGCCGCCGAGGTGCCCATGCTGTGCCCGCCACTGCCCTGGACGTCGCCACACTCAGGCGCCTTCCTGCTGAGCCCAACCAAGCTGATGCGCTCTGTGGAGGGGACCATGCAGCACCAGCGCCTGCTGGAGCGCTGCCCGCCCGCCGAGCTGCACGGCGCCCTGGACGCCCTCACCCAGCTGGGCAACTGCGCCTGGCGAGTCAACGGGCGCGTGCTGGACCTGGTGCTGGAGCTCTTCACCGCCAAGGGCTGTCCCCGCCTGGGTGTGCCTGCCCCACCCTCTGAGGCACCCCGGGCCCCTGGGGGCCGCCTCCCGCCAGACACCCCTCCCGCCCGCAAGGCCGAGCTGCGGCGGGAGCTGGCCCGCTGCCTGAAAGTGGCCCGCGAGATGCAAAGCCTGCGGGCCGATGCACTTTACCGCCTCTCGCTGGCCCAGCACCTGCGGCACCGCGTCTTCTGGCTGCCCCACAACATGGACTTCCGCGGCCGCACCTACCCCTGCCCGCCCCACTTCAACCACCTGGGCAGTGACCTGGCGCGCGCCCTGCTGGAGTTCGCCCAGGGCCGCCCGCTCGGCCCCCACGGCCTCGACTGGCTCAAGATCCACCTGGTCAACCTCACGGGGCTCAAGAAGCGCGAGTCGCTGCGGGCGCGTCTGGCCTTCGCGGATGAGGTGATGGAGGACATCCTGGACTCGGCCGACAGGCCCATGACG GGCCGGAAGTGGTGGATGGAGGCGGACGAGCCCTGGCAGGCCCTGGCCTGCTGCATGGAGATCGCTCGGGCCTCGCGCTCCCCAGACCCCGCCGCCCACGTCTCCCACTTCCCGGTTCACCAG GACGGCTCCTGTAACGGCCTGCAGCACTACGCCGCCCTGGGCCGGGACAGCGTGGGGGCTGCCTCCGTCAACCTTGTGCCCTCGGACCTGCCGCAGGACGTGTACAGTGGGGTGGCCGCGCAG GTGGAGGTGTTCCGCAGGCAGGACGCTGAGCAGGGCGTGCGGGTGGCCCAGGTGCTGGAGGGCTTCATCAGCCGCAAGGTGGTGAAGCAGACGGTGATGACCGTGGTCTACGGGGTCACTCGCTACGGGGGCCGCCTGCAGATCGAGAAGCGGCTGCGGGAGCTCAGCGACTTCCCCCAG GAGTTTGTCTGGGAGGCGTCTCACTACCTCGTGCGGCAGGTGTTCCTCAGCCTCCAGGAGATGTTCTCGGGCACCCGGGCCATCCAG CGCTGGCTGACGGAGAGCGCCCGGCTCATCGCCCACACAGGCTCGGCCGTGGAGTGGGTCACGCCCCTGGGCATCCCCATCATCCAGCCCTACCACCATGACTCCAAGATCCTG ATCAACGGCGGCCTCCAGAGCCTCACGTTCAGCAGCAGCGGGGACACCAGCCA GAAGCCCAACACGCTGAAGCAGAAGAACGGCTTCCCGCCCAACTTCATCCACTCGCTGGACTCCTCGCACATGATGCTCACGGCCCTGCACTGCTACAG GAAGGGCCTGACCTTCGTGTCTGTGCACGACTGCTTCTGGACGCACGCGGCTGACGTCGCCGTCATGAACCAG gtgtgCCGCGAGCAGTTCGTCCGTCTGCACAGCCAGCCCATCCTGCACGACCTGTCCAGGTTCCTGGTGAAGCGGTTCTGCTCCGGCCCCAG GTCCCCGAAAGCCTCCAAGAACGTCTGGGTCTCCCGGCTGCTGGACACGCTGCTGTCGGTGCCCAAGACAG GGCCCTTCAACTTGGAGCAGGTGAAGCGCTCCACCTACTTCTTCAGCTGA
- the POLRMT gene encoding DNA-directed RNA polymerase, mitochondrial isoform X2 gives MSALRWGRGAAGLGRALWPAGHPGLLAEEGALGGVWGRRRSSSASPCEQDRGKDWGHAELLEVLEARVRQLQAECVSEVTVKRVDVARLPEAGGFQPPRKAQPGATGAAPGLSGRWAEKLDKEKWTMQKRRQRLEAKLEEQARKLAREQQLRVEPRLLNGQLAKSLQRWEQGGPHSPWEEPLAQLLQEAPRRLGCEAEQAPADRVAEARLESQRQRLLAFLECCLFTGHLPLAHHVLVVQHSRSRQQRLLTLAMYNTVMLGWARKGCFKELVYVFFMVKDAGLAPDLLSYAAALQCMGRLDQDASTIQRCLEQMAQDGLQLQELFVGSPLCKEDQGMLLRAVRKARPGFSPPPRPQPPPPVSSSPLLREIYAKDRPVSYPRLHLPQKKLEGLFQQQLRVEMATTVTVESVEKAPRLTPEVLRARKTLKGLRTRWEAALCRALQETKASEAQAARDGRPTLLPYLCLLGEREFVRLLLQTLQALPPQGESLLSLAQQLGLRAFNRHIVQRKLLSNQVRELEKRYSQYLHLLASDAQVAEPCLPRQHWEALGAPEAPHEQPWPLPVLVQLGKQLAELLVGAVRMPSSLAAPQGPPKLIPVLYHVYSFRSFRQIGILKPHPAFTQLLAAAAERTLTFEAAEVPMLCPPLPWTSPHSGAFLLSPTKLMRSVEGTMQHQRLLERCPPAELHGALDALTQLGNCAWRVNGRVLDLVLELFTAKGCPRLGVPAPPSEAPRAPGGRLPPDTPPARKAELRRELARCLKVAREMQSLRADALYRLSLAQHLRHRVFWLPHNMDFRGRTYPCPPHFNHLGSDLARALLEFAQGRPLGPHGLDWLKIHLVNLTGLKKRESLRARLAFADEVMEDILDSADRPMTGRKWWMEADEPWQALACCMEIARASRSPDPAAHVSHFPVHQDGSCNGLQHYAALGRDSVGAASVNLVPSDLPQDVYSGVAAQVEVFRRQDAEQGVRVAQVLEGFISRKVVKQTVMTVVYGVTRYGGRLQIEKRLRELSDFPQRWLTESARLIAHTGSAVEWVTPLGIPIIQPYHHDSKILINGGLQSLTFSSSGDTSQKPNTLKQKNGFPPNFIHSLDSSHMMLTALHCYRKGLTFVSVHDCFWTHAADVAVMNQVCREQFVRLHSQPILHDLSRFLVKRFCSGPRSPKASKNVWVSRLLDTLLSVPKTGPFNLEQVKRSTYFFS, from the exons ATGTCGGCCCTGCGCTGGGGCCGCGGCGCGGCCGGGCTCGGACGGGCCCTGTGGCCGGCGGGCCACCCCGGCCTCCTGGCCGAGGAAG GGGCCCTGGGGGGCGTGTGGGGCCGCCGAAGGAGCTCGTCGGCCAGCCCTTGTGAGCAGGACCGCGGGAAGGACTGGGGCCACGCCGAGCTGCTGGAGG TGCTCGAGGCGCGGGTGCGGCAGCTGCAGGCCGAGTGTGTGTCGGAGGTGACGGTGAAGAGGGTGGACGTGGCTCGGCTCCCGGAGGCTGGCGGCTTCCAGCCCCCCAGGAAGGCGCAGCCGGGGGCCACGGGGGCCGCTCCGGGACTCAGCGGCCGCTGGGCGGAGAAGCTGGACAAGGAGAAGTGGACGATGCAGAAGCGCCGGCAGCGGCTGGAGGCGAAGCTGGAGGAGCAGGCCCGGAAGCTGGCGCGCGAGCAGCAGCTGCGGGTGGAGCCCCGGCTGCTGAACGGACAGCTGGCCAAGAGCCTGCAGCGCTGGGAGCAGGGcggcccccacagcccctgggaGGAGCCGCTGGCgcagctgctgcaggaggccccGCGGAGGCTGGGCTGCGAGGCGGAGCAGGCCCCAGCGGACAGGGTGGCCGAGGCGCGGCTGGAGAGCCAGCGGCAGAGGCTCCTGGCCTTCCTCGAGTGCTGCCTGTTCACTGGCCACCTGCCGCTCGCCCACCACGTGCTGGTCGTCCAGCACAGCAGGTCCCGGCAGCAGCGGCTGCTCACGCTCGCCATGTACAACACCGTCATGCTCGGCTGGGCTCGCAAG GGCTGCTTCAAAGAGCTGGTTTACGTCTTCTTCATGGTGAAGGACGCCGGTCTCGCCCCGGACCTACTGTCCTACGCGGCCGCCCTGCAGTGCATGGGGCGACTGGACCAGGACGCCAGCACCATCCAGAG GTGTCTAGAGCAGATGGCCCAGGATGGCCTGCAGCTGCAGGAGCTCTTCGTGGGCTCACCGCTGTGCAAGGAGGATCAGGGCATGCTCCTGAGGGCCGTGCGCAAGGCCAGGCCCGGCTTCAGCCCTCCGCCGCggccccagcccccgcccccggTCAGCAGCTCGCCACTGCTCAGGGAGATCTACGCCAAG GACCGGCCCGTGTCCTACCCGAGGCTGCACCTGCCCCAGAAGAAGCTGGAGGGTCTCTTCCAGCAGCAGCTCCGCGTGGAGATGGCCACCACCGTCACCGTGGAGTCGGTGGAGAAGGCCCCGCGGCTGACCCCGGAGGTCCTACGCGCG CGGAAGACCCTGAAGGGGCTGCGCACCCGGTGGGAGGCGGCGCTGTGCCGGGCGCTGCAGGAGACCAAGGCcagcgaggcccaggccgcccgcgACGGCCGCCCCACGCTGCTGCCCTACCTGTGCCTGCTGGGCGAGCGCGAGTTCGTGCGGCTGCTGCTGCAg ACCCTGCAGGCGCTGCCCCCGCAGGGGGAGTCGCTCCTCTCGCTGGCGCAGCAGCTGGGCCTGCGCGCCTTCAACCGGCACATTGTGCAGAGGAAGCTGCTCAGCAACCAGGTGCGGGAGCTGGAAAAGCGCTACTCCCAGTACCTGCACCTGTTGGCCTCCGACGCCCAG GTGGCGGAGCCCTGCCTGCCGCGGCAACACTGGGAAGCGCTGGGGGCGCCCGAGGCCCCCCACGAGCAGCCCTGGCCGTTGCCGGTGCTGGTGCAGCTGGGCAAGCAGCTGGCTGAGCTGCTGGTGGGGGCTGTGCGCATGCCCAGCAGCCTCGCCGCGCCCCAGGGGCCTCCCAAGCTCATCCCCGTGCTCTACCATGTGTACTCCTTCCGCAGCTTCCGCCAG ATTGGCATCCTGAAGCCGCACCCGGCCTTCACGCAGCTGCTGGCGGCTGCGGCAGAGCGCACGCTGACCTTTGAGGCCGCCGAGGTGCCCATGCTGTGCCCGCCACTGCCCTGGACGTCGCCACACTCAGGCGCCTTCCTGCTGAGCCCAACCAAGCTGATGCGCTCTGTGGAGGGGACCATGCAGCACCAGCGCCTGCTGGAGCGCTGCCCGCCCGCCGAGCTGCACGGCGCCCTGGACGCCCTCACCCAGCTGGGCAACTGCGCCTGGCGAGTCAACGGGCGCGTGCTGGACCTGGTGCTGGAGCTCTTCACCGCCAAGGGCTGTCCCCGCCTGGGTGTGCCTGCCCCACCCTCTGAGGCACCCCGGGCCCCTGGGGGCCGCCTCCCGCCAGACACCCCTCCCGCCCGCAAGGCCGAGCTGCGGCGGGAGCTGGCCCGCTGCCTGAAAGTGGCCCGCGAGATGCAAAGCCTGCGGGCCGATGCACTTTACCGCCTCTCGCTGGCCCAGCACCTGCGGCACCGCGTCTTCTGGCTGCCCCACAACATGGACTTCCGCGGCCGCACCTACCCCTGCCCGCCCCACTTCAACCACCTGGGCAGTGACCTGGCGCGCGCCCTGCTGGAGTTCGCCCAGGGCCGCCCGCTCGGCCCCCACGGCCTCGACTGGCTCAAGATCCACCTGGTCAACCTCACGGGGCTCAAGAAGCGCGAGTCGCTGCGGGCGCGTCTGGCCTTCGCGGATGAGGTGATGGAGGACATCCTGGACTCGGCCGACAGGCCCATGACG GGCCGGAAGTGGTGGATGGAGGCGGACGAGCCCTGGCAGGCCCTGGCCTGCTGCATGGAGATCGCTCGGGCCTCGCGCTCCCCAGACCCCGCCGCCCACGTCTCCCACTTCCCGGTTCACCAG GACGGCTCCTGTAACGGCCTGCAGCACTACGCCGCCCTGGGCCGGGACAGCGTGGGGGCTGCCTCCGTCAACCTTGTGCCCTCGGACCTGCCGCAGGACGTGTACAGTGGGGTGGCCGCGCAG GTGGAGGTGTTCCGCAGGCAGGACGCTGAGCAGGGCGTGCGGGTGGCCCAGGTGCTGGAGGGCTTCATCAGCCGCAAGGTGGTGAAGCAGACGGTGATGACCGTGGTCTACGGGGTCACTCGCTACGGGGGCCGCCTGCAGATCGAGAAGCGGCTGCGGGAGCTCAGCGACTTCCCCCAG CGCTGGCTGACGGAGAGCGCCCGGCTCATCGCCCACACAGGCTCGGCCGTGGAGTGGGTCACGCCCCTGGGCATCCCCATCATCCAGCCCTACCACCATGACTCCAAGATCCTG ATCAACGGCGGCCTCCAGAGCCTCACGTTCAGCAGCAGCGGGGACACCAGCCA GAAGCCCAACACGCTGAAGCAGAAGAACGGCTTCCCGCCCAACTTCATCCACTCGCTGGACTCCTCGCACATGATGCTCACGGCCCTGCACTGCTACAG GAAGGGCCTGACCTTCGTGTCTGTGCACGACTGCTTCTGGACGCACGCGGCTGACGTCGCCGTCATGAACCAG gtgtgCCGCGAGCAGTTCGTCCGTCTGCACAGCCAGCCCATCCTGCACGACCTGTCCAGGTTCCTGGTGAAGCGGTTCTGCTCCGGCCCCAG GTCCCCGAAAGCCTCCAAGAACGTCTGGGTCTCCCGGCTGCTGGACACGCTGCTGTCGGTGCCCAAGACAG GGCCCTTCAACTTGGAGCAGGTGAAGCGCTCCACCTACTTCTTCAGCTGA